In the Pseudoalteromonas undina genome, one interval contains:
- a CDS encoding RNA polymerase sigma factor FliA, which produces MGYQSTQNLNMIVEKHASLVKKVACHLIARLPASVQLDDLIQSGMIGLIEASKNFDASKGASFETFAGIRIRGAMIDEMRRGDWVPRSVHRKSRLVAETIVALENSLNREPKDSEVAEKLEISLNEYHHILNDVNVSKVLGIEDLGIDDDVITPHGQDLALDKPFNNVKNERFNESLLSAIKSLPEKDAMVLSLYYNDEMNLKEIGHILDVSESRVSQIHGQAMIKLKAKINDWIN; this is translated from the coding sequence ATGGGATATCAGTCAACACAAAATTTAAATATGATTGTTGAAAAGCATGCCTCATTAGTCAAAAAAGTGGCGTGCCATTTAATTGCTCGTTTACCGGCCAGTGTGCAGCTAGATGATTTAATTCAATCGGGTATGATTGGTTTAATTGAAGCTTCAAAAAACTTTGATGCAAGCAAAGGCGCAAGCTTTGAAACCTTTGCCGGTATTCGTATTCGTGGTGCGATGATAGACGAAATGCGCCGAGGCGATTGGGTTCCACGTTCAGTTCACAGAAAAAGCCGTTTGGTTGCAGAAACTATTGTTGCGCTTGAGAACAGTTTAAACCGTGAACCTAAAGATAGTGAAGTTGCTGAAAAACTTGAAATTTCGCTAAATGAGTACCATCATATTTTAAACGATGTAAATGTAAGCAAAGTGTTAGGTATTGAAGACCTTGGTATAGATGACGATGTGATTACACCTCATGGCCAAGATTTAGCACTAGACAAACCGTTCAATAATGTTAAAAATGAACGGTTTAATGAGTCTTTACTCAGTGCAATAAAGTCGTTACCGGAAAAAGATGCAATGGTGCTTTCTTTGTACTATAACGATGAGATGAATTTAAAAGAAATTGGGCATATACTCGATGTAAGTGAATCGCGTGTAAGTCAGATACATGGTCAGGCGATGATTAAGCTTAAAGCAAAAATCAATGACTGGATAAACTAG
- the cheY gene encoding chemotaxis response regulator CheY → MDKNIKILVVDDFSTMRRIIKNLLRDLGFTNVQEADDGSTALPMLQNQAFDFVVTDWNMPGMQGIDLLRAIRADEKLKHIPVLMVTAEAKKEQIIAAAQAGVNGYIVKPFTAGTLKTKLEKVFERLG, encoded by the coding sequence TTGGATAAAAACATTAAAATTCTTGTTGTTGATGATTTCTCAACAATGAGACGTATTATTAAAAACCTGTTGCGCGATTTAGGTTTTACCAATGTTCAAGAAGCAGATGACGGGTCAACTGCTTTGCCTATGTTGCAAAATCAAGCGTTTGATTTTGTTGTAACAGATTGGAATATGCCAGGCATGCAAGGTATTGATCTTTTAAGGGCAATTCGAGCTGATGAAAAATTAAAGCATATTCCTGTTTTAATGGTTACAGCAGAAGCTAAAAAAGAACAAATAATTGCTGCGGCCCAAGCAGGTGTTAATGGTTATATTGTTAAACCATTCACTGCAGGTACATTGAAAACTAAATTAGAAAAAGTGTTCGAACGCTTAGGTTAA
- a CDS encoding protein phosphatase CheZ, whose product MSAPAAPQITLEQARQLVVFLENGEQDKANQLILETASQEQSQLFAEVGKLTRQLHEALKSFELDTRLTDITTDAIPDAKKRLNYVMEMTENAANKTMDAVEASLPLAQEIADEIADIKPTWDRLMNREIELGEFKSLCHSIDKFMSSSHHKTDELQMLMTNVLMAQDYQDLTGQVIRRVIELVREVEESLIHLLTAFAAQGGEVEPTEQPEKIEDPIVAQTLAGPEGPIIDKETRNDVVSDQDEVDDLLSSLGF is encoded by the coding sequence ATGTCAGCACCTGCTGCGCCTCAGATTACTTTAGAACAAGCTCGCCAGTTAGTTGTTTTTTTAGAAAATGGTGAGCAAGATAAAGCGAATCAGTTAATTTTAGAAACAGCTTCACAAGAGCAATCACAGTTATTTGCTGAGGTGGGTAAGTTGACGCGTCAACTGCACGAAGCTTTAAAAAGTTTCGAGTTAGACACGCGTTTAACAGACATTACCACTGATGCCATCCCTGACGCAAAAAAACGCCTTAACTATGTCATGGAAATGACAGAAAACGCAGCCAATAAGACAATGGATGCGGTTGAAGCAAGCTTACCATTAGCACAAGAAATCGCTGACGAAATAGCTGATATCAAGCCAACGTGGGATCGTTTAATGAACCGCGAAATAGAGCTTGGTGAGTTTAAATCACTTTGCCATAGTATTGATAAGTTTATGAGCAGTTCTCATCACAAAACCGATGAGTTACAAATGCTGATGACTAATGTGCTGATGGCTCAAGACTATCAAGATTTAACCGGTCAGGTTATTCGCCGTGTTATTGAACTTGTCCGTGAAGTTGAAGAAAGTTTAATTCACCTGTTAACTGCATTTGCAGCGCAAGGTGGTGAGGTTGAACCAACTGAACAACCAGAAAAAATAGAAGATCCCATTGTTGCACAAACACTAGCAGGTCCCGAAGGGCCTATTATTGATAAAGAAACGCGTAATGATGTTGTATCTGATCAAGATGAAGTTGATGATCTATTATCAAGTTTGGGCTTCTAA